From a single Stomoxys calcitrans chromosome 4, idStoCalc2.1, whole genome shotgun sequence genomic region:
- the LOC106088690 gene encoding uncharacterized protein LOC106088690, which translates to MKLICIFALVLIASVQANQNRCRPVCRAKQHSRAICATDGQQKICHRMSQCKMEEENCRRRSANKPLLSNVADTRCRNIRGPNMRGACAKPVRSPRSTPIDCSSLRCTNPSKELKCYRCSHDLCQRLTPCQLQRINCERGRSNRLTLANSFQCAGMKSGQSLQKCKPIRRRG; encoded by the exons ATGAAACTTATTTGCATTTTTG cCTTAGTCCTGATCGCCAGCGTTCAGGCTAACCAAAATCGTTGTCGCCCCGTATGCCGTGCCAAACAGCACAGCAGGGCCATATGTGCCACCGATGGCCAGCAAAAGATTTGCCATCGCATGTCTCAATGCAAAATGGAGGAGGAGAATTGTCGCCGTCGCAGTGCCAATAAGCCAT TACTTTCCAATGTCGCTGATACACGTTGTCGCAACATTCGAGGTCCCAACATGAGGGGTGCCTGTGCTAAGCCTGTGCGTTCACCACGTTCCACACCAATTGACTGCAGTAGTTTGAGATGCACCAATCCCAGCAAAGAATTGAAATGTTATCGTTGCAGTCATGATCTGTGCCAACGTTTGACACCCTGTCAATTGCAACGCATCAATTGTGAACGTGGTCGATCGAATCGCTTGACTTTGGCCAATAGTTTCCAATGTGCTGGCATGAAAAGTGGCCAATCTTTGCAGAAATGCAAACCTATACGCAGAAGGGGTTAA